A genome region from Rhodanobacter thiooxydans includes the following:
- the trxA gene encoding thioredoxin TrxA, with amino-acid sequence MSDLITHVNDDAFEQQVLKSETPVLLDFWAEWCGPCKAIAPMLDELAQQYEGKLRVVKVNIDQNQQTPRAYGVRGIPTLMVFKNGKVEATQIGAVSKGQLTQMIDKAI; translated from the coding sequence GTGAGCGACCTGATTACCCATGTGAACGACGATGCCTTCGAACAGCAGGTGCTGAAGTCCGAGACCCCGGTGCTGCTGGATTTCTGGGCGGAGTGGTGCGGCCCGTGCAAGGCCATCGCGCCGATGCTGGACGAGCTGGCCCAGCAGTACGAAGGCAAGCTGCGCGTGGTGAAGGTGAACATCGACCAGAACCAGCAGACCCCGCGCGCCTACGGCGTGCGCGGCATCCCGACCCTGATGGTGTTCAAGAACGGCAAGGTCGAAGCCACCCAGATCGGCGCCGTCAGCAAGGGCCAGCTGACCCAGATGATCGACAAGGCCATCTGA